The following proteins come from a genomic window of Frankia casuarinae:
- a CDS encoding RyR domain-containing protein — MIGCGIVAGAVRDDPFSFSVTDAQHNEVEILAKREHERWMVERQANGWRYGPHRDNDRKTHPMLVPWDDLDAPSREKDHETIRLIPMILAEAGFHIVRRRS; from the coding sequence ATGATCGGCTGTGGAATCGTTGCCGGCGCTGTCCGAGACGATCCTTTTTCTTTCAGTGTGACCGACGCGCAGCACAACGAGGTTGAAATTCTCGCGAAGCGGGAACACGAGCGGTGGATGGTCGAGCGACAGGCTAACGGGTGGCGGTACGGACCCCACCGGGACAACGATCGAAAAACTCATCCCATGCTTGTACCGTGGGACGACCTTGATGCCCCCAGTCGCGAGAAGGACCACGAGACCATCAGGCTGATACCGATGATTCTGGCCGAGGCGGGATTCCATATTGTCCGTCGACGCAGCTGA
- a CDS encoding NAD-binding protein, with protein MFYDVLLIIFRNMEGAVVVVSSRMRHPVRTVRWMFNGLFQPPAGWRRLCLLAAVSAFSLGMVGLWQLSRSPGAGLSATDIAYGSLGLFFVQPPDLPNDVGLPISFEIARFLAPAATAYVLADTLVKPMAALQATLSRGHAVICGSGPTALAFAERLRAASRQVVLIDDVDSIEIAEHARRLGLVLLRGDARRGDVLRRAGVARADQLYVCGTASGYNAAVVAAAEQVSRQRHRPLTCYAEESDPDVLDALWTLLLGREHIGRLTVEFFNTARLGASLLLDDERIAFAPLGLSVVVVGMGPFGRELLLELARRRREVGATSRMQVTLIDKNASGVLRLLQTRYGLVEAMVDTICQDTGSDEVDLNGLLDGYAPEGAMQLVFICYEDEELALRKALAVSRLPGHRKVIVRVDRMTPFGQAFGSGDGARPLDILYRGLTVFPLLDRVCDPDQLQDPQVEQLAKGIHRDYCRRRMEAGERPEENRALVAWENLSEDFRNANYE; from the coding sequence GTGTTCTATGATGTTCTGCTGATCATTTTTCGGAACATGGAAGGCGCCGTGGTAGTCGTGTCCTCCCGGATGCGCCACCCGGTGCGGACCGTCCGCTGGATGTTCAACGGACTGTTCCAGCCGCCCGCCGGCTGGCGACGCCTATGTCTGCTTGCCGCGGTTTCAGCATTCAGTCTGGGGATGGTCGGGCTCTGGCAGCTGTCCCGAAGCCCCGGCGCCGGCCTCAGCGCCACCGACATCGCCTACGGCAGCCTGGGGCTTTTCTTCGTCCAGCCACCAGACCTACCCAATGATGTCGGTCTCCCGATCTCCTTTGAGATCGCCCGCTTCCTGGCGCCTGCGGCCACTGCTTATGTACTCGCGGATACGCTGGTCAAACCGATGGCCGCCCTCCAGGCCACGCTGTCCCGGGGGCACGCGGTCATCTGTGGCAGCGGACCGACGGCGCTTGCCTTCGCGGAACGCCTGCGGGCCGCGTCCCGCCAGGTTGTACTGATCGATGACGTCGACAGTATCGAAATCGCGGAACACGCCCGCCGTCTTGGTCTGGTCCTGCTACGAGGAGATGCGCGTCGCGGGGATGTGCTACGGCGGGCTGGCGTGGCCCGGGCCGACCAACTGTACGTGTGTGGGACTGCGTCCGGATATAACGCCGCTGTCGTCGCGGCGGCGGAGCAGGTGTCACGCCAGCGCCACCGCCCGCTGACATGCTACGCGGAGGAGTCGGATCCTGACGTGCTCGACGCCCTGTGGACGCTTCTGCTCGGCAGGGAACACATCGGTCGTCTCACGGTCGAGTTCTTCAACACCGCCCGTCTCGGTGCAAGTCTTCTGCTCGACGACGAACGGATCGCGTTCGCGCCCCTTGGTCTGTCCGTCGTGGTAGTGGGCATGGGCCCGTTCGGCCGGGAGCTGCTCCTGGAACTCGCGCGGCGCCGCAGAGAGGTAGGTGCGACGTCGCGGATGCAGGTGACCCTCATCGACAAGAATGCCAGCGGTGTACTGAGGCTGCTGCAGACCCGCTATGGCCTCGTCGAGGCGATGGTAGACACCATCTGCCAGGATACGGGTTCCGACGAGGTCGACCTGAACGGTCTTCTGGATGGATACGCCCCGGAAGGAGCCATGCAGTTGGTGTTCATCTGCTACGAAGACGAGGAACTGGCGTTACGCAAGGCTCTTGCGGTGTCCCGGCTGCCCGGACACCGCAAGGTGATCGTTCGGGTGGATCGCATGACTCCCTTCGGGCAGGCCTTCGGTAGCGGTGACGGCGCGCGACCGCTGGACATCCTCTACCGTGGCCTCACCGTTTTTCCACTGCTGGACCGCGTCTGCGATCCCGACCAGCTACAGGATCCCCAGGTCGAACAGCTCGCCAAAGGAATACACCGAGACTACTGCCGGCGGCGGATGGAAGCCGGCGAAAGACCGGAAGAAAACCGCGCGCTCGTCGCCTGGGAAAATCTCTCGGAGGATTTTCGCAACGCCAACTACGAATAA